Proteins from a single region of Geminicoccaceae bacterium:
- a CDS encoding ABC transporter ATP-binding protein: MIVPLLKISNLSVEFGKRGRTVRVIRDVNFEMGQGEAVGLVGESGSGKSVTSLATMRLLPRHLARIATGRIEFDGRNLLEIPDGEMCGIRGRDIAMIFQEPMSSLNPVMTIGDQIAEALLLHGWDDRTKRQERTLEMLRLVGIPNPEGRIGAYPHQFSGGMRQRVMIAMALACSPRLLIADEPTTALDVTIQAQVLELMKKIRREIGTAILLISHDLGVIADVCERVIVMYAGRVVEIGDIRSILYKPAHPYTRGLLKSVPRKDDERERLFQIPGTVPMAGSVTEGCPFRDRCESAIGRCATLTPPMFGFGPGHGAACWVTARTEGAELQEAMP; the protein is encoded by the coding sequence ATGATCGTGCCCCTTTTGAAGATTTCCAATCTGTCGGTGGAATTCGGCAAGCGTGGCCGCACAGTTCGCGTCATTCGCGACGTCAACTTCGAAATGGGCCAGGGCGAGGCTGTGGGCCTTGTGGGAGAGTCGGGTTCCGGCAAGTCCGTCACCTCGCTTGCGACGATGCGTCTCCTGCCGCGCCATCTCGCGCGTATCGCCACAGGTCGCATCGAGTTCGATGGCCGAAACCTGCTCGAAATTCCCGATGGCGAGATGTGCGGCATCCGCGGCCGCGACATCGCAATGATCTTCCAGGAGCCCATGTCTTCGCTGAATCCGGTGATGACCATCGGCGACCAGATCGCCGAGGCGCTGCTGCTGCACGGCTGGGATGACCGGACGAAGCGGCAGGAACGCACGCTCGAGATGCTGCGGCTGGTGGGCATTCCCAATCCGGAGGGCCGCATCGGCGCCTATCCGCACCAGTTCTCCGGTGGCATGCGCCAGCGGGTGATGATCGCCATGGCGCTCGCCTGCTCGCCACGCCTGCTGATCGCCGACGAACCGACGACAGCGCTCGATGTGACCATCCAGGCGCAGGTCCTGGAACTGATGAAGAAGATTCGGCGCGAGATCGGCACCGCGATCCTGCTCATCTCCCACGACCTCGGCGTGATTGCCGATGTCTGCGAGCGCGTGATTGTGATGTATGCTGGCAGGGTTGTCGAGATCGGCGACATCCGCAGCATTCTCTACAAACCCGCACATCCCTATACGCGCGGACTTCTGAAAAGCGTGCCGCGAAAGGATGACGAGCGCGAACGATTATTCCAGATCCCCGGAACCGTGCCGATGGCCGGCTCTGTCACCGAAGGATGTCCGTTCCGTGACCGCTGCGAAAGTGCCATCGGCCGCTGCGCCACCCTGACGCCTCCGATGTTCGGCTT